A window of the Lolium perenne isolate Kyuss_39 chromosome 7, Kyuss_2.0, whole genome shotgun sequence genome harbors these coding sequences:
- the LOC139833740 gene encoding uncharacterized protein: MSQRRWLKLIKDYDMNLQYHLGKANVVADALRRKSYVNSLTAGELPEELCEQFKDLRLEVVPKGYLASLEVQPTLMDRIREAQKLDKEIEEIKVNMSEGRVKGFHADEQGTIWFEKRICIPQDPELRKLIFQEAHDSPYSIHPGNTKMYMDVKEMF, from the coding sequence atgagccaAAGAAGATGGTTGAAGTTAATAAAAGATTATGATATGAATTTGCAATACCAcctagggaaggctaatgttgtagccgaTGCGCTGAGACGTAAGAGCTATGTAAACAGCCTCACCGCTGGAGAATTACCCGAGGAACTGTGTGAACAGTTTAAGGACCTCAGACTAGAGGTTGTGCCCAAAGGTTATTTGGCATCACTTGAAGTTCAGCCAACACTAATGGACAGAATTAGAGAAGCTCAAAAGTTAGACAAAGAAATAGAGGAGATTAAGGTCAATATGAGCGAAGGCAGAGTAAAAGGATTTCATGCAGATGAACAAGGAACCATATGGTTTGAGAAGCGTATCTGTATACCCCAGGACCCTGAGCTTAGGAAGTTGATTTTCCAGGAAGCCCATGattcaccatactccattcatccgggtaacaccaagatgtacatggatgTGAAGGAAATGTTCTAG